In the genome of Longimicrobium sp., the window CGATGCGCGCCATCTCCGCAAGCCCGGCGCCCTTGCCGCCGAGCAGCTCCTTCATCTCCCCGCTCCCCTCCGTCTGATTCGCGCCGTAGAAGTAGACGTGCTGCTCCGCCATGTGCCGCTCTCGTGTGGGTTCCTGGATCAGGGCTTCTCGGCGCGCGCCGGTGGCAAGATCAGAGCCGAGGGCGCCCCGTGTCACCCTATACGCGCGGAGCTGACGTTTTCGAGTCGGTTTTTTCCCATTAAGGAAGTAAATAAGATGTTCGGCAGTAGAAGAAAAATGAAATTCCTGTTTCAGATTTTATCTTGGTATTCTGAGGTAACCAGAATTTCTCTGGCCACACCTTAAATAGGAAGGTAAATATGATTGAAATTGGAGATGTAGTCACTGCTGTAGAAGTAGTAATAATTATAAGGGAACTATGGCGCAGGTATCAGGAACGGCGCGCCCAAAGGCGATAGTCGTACGAGGGAGCCTGCCGGGATCGGCAGTGCTCCCTCGGCGCATGGTAGATGGCGAGGTTACGGTTAAATCTAGCCGCCTGCAGGATCAGCCGCAGCGCTGCGCTAGCGTGCGCACGAGGGCGGCCGCGCGGGCCTTGTCCGCGCCCGCGGAGGCGGCGACGGTGCGGCCGAGGGCAGCGATGCGCTCCGCCTTCACGGTGTACTCCGCGCCGGACTTCGTGCAGAACCGCGCCTCGGAAGTGCGCGACTGCTCCTCCACCCAGCCAAGCACCTCCACCATCCTCCGCAGCGCAGCGGGGGCGTGCGTGCCGCGCGGGTACAGCGACAGGTAGCGCGCCACGGTGATCTCCGCGAGGCCGAAGAGGCAGGTCGGGTCGCCCTCGCACTCGCCCGGGAGCTCCTGGTTGGCCGCTTCCCACGCGATCGCCTCGCCGATGGGCAGCGCGCGGTAACGCCTCTGCAGCGCCCAGAACGCATCGGCGTCGACGTACCACTGCCCCTGCGACTCGCCGTACACGATCTCGGTGGTGTCCGCGCGGATACGTCCCTCGCGCAGCGGGCGCGCGTCGGAGCCGACCGAGCGGGTGCGCGCATGCTCGTCCAGCGCCTTCTGGAGGGCGCGCAGGCGGAGCAGCCCGAGCTCGGCCTTGGCGGCAGGCGCGGTGGACGCGGCGGCCGCATCGGTGAGCACGTTCACCAGCCGCGCGCGGGTGGCAAAGGGCGCCTGCTCCTGCGCCACCGAGCGCGCCGCGATCCTGCGCAGGGCGGGGAGCGGGTTGGCGGGGTCGTACGGCACCGTCAGGTCACGCCGCACCCACCCGCGCGCGCCGTCGGCCGTGCGCACGCGCACCCACTCGCCCGTCGCGGCACCCTCCACCGTCAGCGGCATCGCGATGTCGAGGGTGCGTACGGCGGCGCCGGTGGCCGCGGGGGTGGCGCGGAGCCGCACCGCATCCAGCGTCGCGACGTTCCCCGTCTGCGCAGCGCCATGCGTCGTGATCGACGCCAGCAAGACCACCATGCAAGCCCGAATCATCAGCAGCCTGTCTTCGGAGGATGAACGAAGTGGCACGCGGCCCGCGCGGCCCACCGGCTCGGAAGGAATAGCCGTTGCTGCCGCCCCGCGCCAGCGTCATCCTTGCGGGCGAGGCGAAGGACGAGCGTGCGTGGATGAGGCGAAAGATGTCACAAATGATACGTTTCTCACTGATAAAAGGCGTGTACCGTGCGGGCGGCTCCACCCTACGCTGGGGAAGAGCATGGGATCACCTCCCGGTTGAAAGTTCGGAC includes:
- a CDS encoding SH3 domain-containing protein; amino-acid sequence: MVVLLASITTHGAAQTGNVATLDAVRLRATPAATGAAVRTLDIAMPLTVEGAATGEWVRVRTADGARGWVRRDLTVPYDPANPLPALRRIAARSVAQEQAPFATRARLVNVLTDAAAASTAPAAKAELGLLRLRALQKALDEHARTRSVGSDARPLREGRIRADTTEIVYGESQGQWYVDADAFWALQRRYRALPIGEAIAWEAANQELPGECEGDPTCLFGLAEITVARYLSLYPRGTHAPAALRRMVEVLGWVEEQSRTSEARFCTKSGAEYTVKAERIAALGRTVAASAGADKARAAALVRTLAQRCG